A stretch of Desulfurivibrio alkaliphilus AHT 2 DNA encodes these proteins:
- the gmk gene encoding guanylate kinase, whose amino-acid sequence MNKGCLLVVSAPSGAGKTTLLKRILADTPGIGFSVSHTTRAPRAGEENGVDYHFIDRQEFTRRREADDFLEWAEVHGNFYGTSREAVQQALIRGEDILLDIDVQGARQLKEQTGVEAVFLFIAPPSARVLAQRLHGRGTDSREVIELRLENARREMQEADWYDYLVVNDELSEAEGLLRAIITAERCRRRRRPDGTPLPPFDS is encoded by the coding sequence ATGAACAAAGGCTGCCTGCTGGTGGTTTCCGCCCCATCCGGGGCCGGCAAGACCACCCTACTGAAAAGAATCCTGGCCGACACCCCCGGAATTGGCTTTTCCGTCTCCCACACCACCCGGGCGCCGCGGGCCGGGGAAGAAAACGGGGTGGATTACCATTTCATCGACCGGCAAGAGTTTACCCGCCGCCGCGAGGCAGATGATTTCCTGGAGTGGGCCGAAGTTCACGGCAACTTTTACGGCACCAGCCGCGAGGCGGTCCAGCAGGCTTTGATCCGCGGCGAGGACATCCTGCTGGACATCGATGTCCAGGGGGCCCGGCAGCTCAAGGAGCAGACGGGGGTGGAAGCTGTTTTTCTCTTTATTGCCCCGCCCTCGGCCCGGGTTCTGGCACAACGGCTGCACGGCCGCGGCACCGACAGCCGGGAGGTGATTGAGCTGCGCCTGGAAAACGCCCGGCGCGAGATGCAGGAAGCCGACTGGTACGATTACCTGGTGGTCAACGATGAGTTGAGCGAGGCCGAAGGGCTGCTGCGGGCCATCATCACCGCCGAGCGCTGCCGCCGCCGGCGCCGCCCCGACGGCACTCCTCTGCCCCCATTCGACTCATGA
- a CDS encoding DUF370 domain-containing protein, which produces MDQRMINVGFGNAVPAGRVLAVVNTKSSPMKKLREEAKEQKRLIDVTEGRRTRSIIILDSNHVVLSAVQPETISLRFSAPLEQRGKGEEEQLKDASK; this is translated from the coding sequence ATGGATCAGCGGATGATTAATGTCGGTTTCGGCAACGCCGTACCGGCCGGGCGGGTGCTGGCGGTGGTCAACACCAAGTCCTCGCCCATGAAGAAGCTGCGGGAAGAGGCCAAGGAGCAGAAAAGGCTGATCGACGTCACCGAAGGTCGCCGCACCCGTTCCATCATCATTTTAGACAGCAACCACGTGGTGCTCTCGGCGGTGCAGCCGGAAACCATCTCCCTGCGTTTTTCCGCCCCGCTGGAGCAACGGGGGAAAGGCGAGGAAGAACAGCTTAAGGACGCCAGCAAATGA
- a CDS encoding YicC/YloC family endoribonuclease, whose amino-acid sequence MINFPRSMTAFGRGEASAGERTWTVEVRSVNHRYCDIKIRLPKSYASLEETVKREVAREYSRGRVEVNLGLAGGEAGTRLAVDLSLAREYWRGLNLLRDELSLADRPSLAMLKDLPGVFTPEEVRQDPEGDWPLIRQALVAALENTRVMRQQEGAATKEELRGYLAGLRRHLERLTAEVPELVTRRGDKLRQRLQKLLGDQEIEPIRLAQEIALLTDKTDISEELARLESHCNQFAAFLAADEPSGRRLDFLLQEFFREINTIASKINEAGIAQLSVEMKNEVEKMREQVQNLE is encoded by the coding sequence ATGATCAATTTTCCCCGTAGCATGACCGCCTTCGGCCGCGGCGAAGCCAGCGCCGGTGAGCGCACCTGGACGGTGGAGGTCCGCTCGGTCAACCACCGTTATTGCGATATCAAGATCCGTTTGCCCAAGTCTTATGCCTCCCTGGAGGAGACGGTCAAGCGGGAGGTGGCCCGCGAGTACAGCCGGGGCCGGGTGGAGGTCAACCTGGGCCTGGCCGGCGGCGAGGCCGGCACCAGGCTGGCGGTGGATCTCTCTCTGGCCCGGGAATACTGGCGCGGGCTGAACCTGCTGAGGGATGAGTTGAGCCTGGCCGACCGGCCCTCGCTGGCGATGCTGAAAGACCTGCCCGGGGTTTTCACCCCCGAAGAGGTCCGCCAGGATCCGGAAGGCGACTGGCCCCTGATCCGCCAGGCCCTGGTGGCGGCCCTGGAAAACACCAGGGTCATGCGGCAGCAGGAAGGCGCCGCCACCAAAGAGGAGTTGCGCGGGTACCTGGCCGGACTGCGCCGCCACCTGGAACGGTTGACGGCCGAGGTGCCGGAACTGGTGACCCGGCGGGGTGATAAACTGCGGCAGCGCCTGCAGAAACTGCTGGGGGATCAGGAAATTGAACCGATCCGGCTGGCCCAGGAAATTGCCCTGCTCACCGACAAAACCGATATCAGCGAAGAACTGGCTCGGCTGGAGAGCCATTGCAACCAGTTTGCCGCCTTTCTCGCCGCCGATGAGCCCAGCGGCCGCCGGCTGGATTTTCTCTTGCAGGAATTTTTCCGGGAGATCAACACCATTGCCTCCAAAATCAACGAAGCCGGGATCGCCCAGTTGAGCGTGGAGATGAAAAACGAAGTGGAAAAGATGCGGGAGCAGGTCCAGAACCTGGAATAA